In Chelmon rostratus isolate fCheRos1 chromosome 21, fCheRos1.pri, whole genome shotgun sequence, the genomic window AGTCTGCCGTGGACTCGCTGCTTCTGCTCCTGGCTCCTCCCTGAAACTATCGTCCAACCTTCCTCCCTCGTCCCCCTGGGAGTTCGCTCCCCCCGCCAGTTGGATGCAGATGGGATACTTTGGGTTCCACACCCTCTTCCGAGCCAACACAGATGGCAGTAGGAATACCTTTGGGGAACAGTGGCAGAGTTTTGTTGTGTCAAAGCACAAGGCAGCTGTCAATTGTGCAATGCTCAGATGTTATTAATCAATGCTGAAGAGTTTCCACGTCGACTTAACTGTTTCTTTCCAATGAACCTTTACTTAAAGATGCTTTTCTCCACCTTTGTTTATGTTCTCCAAGGCATTACTAGCAATTTTCGGGATTGTACTAAATGGAAATGTCATtgcaacatgcatgcatgaattAGTCCAAATCCTATACGTCCATTAATTGGATCTTGAATGCTTTCATAAAAAGTGAGTACATAGGGTATTAGAACATCACCAGAATACCAAAATATATCAGATCTTCACTTTCCTTTGTATGAAACaaaggaaagtgaaaacagcCTCAGATACAGAACAAAGACCCTTAATGCAGTTACTTAGGCAGGCATCATACTTTGCTCTTTGCAAGCTGAAAGCAGCGTGACTTGACGAAGGCGGCCTCGGGGACTCTCTCGTCATACGTGGCCCTGCGACTAATGTTGGTACGCGGGGAGTCCAGACGGAGACAGGAGCCCTCCAGGGTGGCAAACACGGAGTGACTCAGCGCTGGATGGTAAATTTCAGGGTCGTAGTCTTGTATCTCATTCATCCAGCCCTGAAATGGTAAGGAGCAAGTGTTCGTTTCAATTAGCCCCATGCACAGTTTGAGTTTGCGTGATTAACACTTGATGTGGGAGTCAGTCTGGGAGTTCTGGTGTTTGTAATCAGCCTAAAAATGAGGTAAACAGCAATAAATACATGTGTGATTTCTCAGTGATAGTCTCAGTGACAGATCTCAGGAGGCTGATCTAAACTAATCAGGGCAAATTCACCTCAGTGGATTTCAGCATAAATCATTTTTAACACAATCTGTGGAATAAACGTAGTGCAAATGGCAAATTTGCGATCTGAGATCTTAGAGGACAATTCAGCCATAACACTGTTAGAAGAGGAGATGCATGGAaaatagcaaagaaaaaaaaaaagctttttgtttggAGGGACACTGTGCCCTGGATTTTGCTTCTCAGGCAATGCATCATTCCTGGCTTCTTACTGCTGTCAACTAACACAGTCAAAGGCTTTAGTTTACAGATGTTAGATGCAGGGTTGGGGTTAGAGGAGACCAATCCAACAACTGCTGACCCTCATTTACACTTTACATTCAATGTCAGTGTGATGGATATGAAATTCCAGTTTGTCATTTGGGGAAAACAtgcttatttgctctcttgcttATTTGCCCAGCTAACCGAATTAGCTTGGCTAAGCTAATCAACTAAGTTATGTGTAAAGCTACGTGCTAGAACTATTACTGGAGAATGACAGACTGGCACATTGAGACTTCCTGGAGACTTCCTGACAACCTCATCACATTGACAAGACAGGCATGAGTcctaaaacacagacagtcagGATTGTTCTACTTTCCGGTTCTTCTCAAAGTCAAAAGGTTGTTTTGAGTAGGTTTTTGGTTAGATGCCTGAAATGAGGTCTAAGGTTCACACAAACATAagagattttcatgtttttttttttttctctgacatggTTTGGACATGCGTATCAATGGACACTAGCTTGAGAGACTGGAAAATTACTGTGAGATGTATATATGAATGTTTTATGTCAATTAGCATTTACTTTTGCAAAGGTGGCAGGTGAATATCTTCTCTTCGGACAGAGCTAAGCTaaccttttctttcctgtttgaGTCTTAATACTAAGCTACGCTAACAGTCTCCAGGAGCTAGCTGCATAGCGTACAGATACGAGTGTTGTTGATCTTATCATGCAAATGCCACCAAGAAAGTAAAACTTTGTACAATATCGTGCTATTAGTTATAGTTATTTAATAACTGGACCTCATTAGGTCAGCGTAAATCCAGATGCTTGAACACAACTCCATGATTTTGATAGACATAAAAGCATAGGCTTAATTAGTGTGATGCCAAAGTGTTCATTGGAACAGCTGTATGTGAGCTGAATGCTGTAAAATGAACCTCTTGCTTCTCCAATTGACCAATAAACTACGTATTATACATACCGAAAATTTATTTGTACTTTATTAATAGCAGTCTCTGCCCTCGGCTCAGATGTGTTCCCTCAATCAAACCCCACAACTGATCTCATTCTGTCATCCGATTACCCATCATCCTCTGAAACACCTCACAAACCCTGCAGCTCCGACTTTCACATTGTAACACCGCTTAGACTGAAACCAAACCGCTAATGACCAAACAAGGGAATTATCTCAACACTGAGACAGTAAACCCCCTGTTTCCAACCATCACCACCACTCTCCTGCCTCGCGCCCTGACAAATTGTAGCTTCCTGCTGCTTGGATCCCCCACTAATTGCCTGTGGAACTGACGGTGTCTGGGTGGTAGCTGTCCTCTCCACTTGCTCTGTGTCAAGCTCAGCCAGGAGGAGAGCAGTAATTACCACTGCAGCTCCAGCCGGTTTTATTATTGAAGGCTTTAATTGCATTCTGGGCACCTAGTTGTATGCCCCGTTCAGAAGCTTTAATCTGTGACAGAAACAGTCAGTGGAGACGCTGCAGTGACTCGCCGACTCGACGCTTTCCTAACTGCTCTATTAGCACGGCCCAAGGCTAATTATGAGCACTCCTGTTACTGTATTTGGAGTAGCCTTTGAACACGCTTTTTAAAGTTCACTTTGAAATGAGTCACTTTCACTGCGTAGGTTTTCTGATGAATGGTCTGCAGTTCTGCTATTATGGCACAGTCAGAAAGATACtaagtttcagtttttaaccttttttcaCTCAATTTCTGACAGAGTTTCAGCAGCATCATTGAACTGGAGAAAATGTGGTTGCTAAggtatttttatatttcagttgCTATGGTCAGAATCTGACACTGGCCATTTTTACAAAGTCCATGTAACAATTTTGTCTAGTAATATGTGTGCCCTATCCACCTGTGTATTTTCAatttctgcataaaaaaaacaagtttaatgAAATTTCAAAAAGTAGAAACATCCCAAGATTGGTTGGAACAAACACGAAGCATGTGATTTCCGTTCCTCTGAAGAGACGAAGACTTGTAGAAACCGTGAAGTATGTGTGGACCAAAAGAGTGTAACTCAGATACAGGAGCTTGGTCAGTCGCCCTATGCTTCAAACTACATACCTCCTCTAgtgtctttcaaaataaagcttgtaattgtaattaaatgtaattaaagctATACTATGCAGGAATTGCCAGTTGCTGTTTCTTAAGAATTTTCTGCACTGTGTCCACTATTTttgtagcttcctcttggatACATGCTGCTTACAGTCCGGCTCCTGGTCACCACTTTTTTCTCAAGTTTCGGGCTCACCTGTGCGTTTTTTATCGGCTGGTGGCAACACACCAACTGACCAAAGGTTGACGGCTAGAAATgtcaacagcaaaataagaacatCAGAAAGTACAGGCAACTGGGAAAGGCGATACAGTTCGCCTGGCTCTGTAGGTAACCATATCAGTGACCATCCACCGATAGCCAGCTATTCCTTTAAGAGAAAAGATTCGAATTGACATTCAAAGTCTGATGATTTCTTTCTGACACCTATACGTGCTCTTTCTCAGGTGTTATTTATAGAAGACATGTTGAGAAATGTGTCAGTATAGGAGTGAGACTGACGTGGCTGAAAATAAGGTGAGAATGAAAATTAGCCATTTTCCTCCTTAACGACTCATTCGTTTACCTTGAGGGTGTCAGGCTCAGTGGTGACAGTGCCTCCTGTCATAATCCCCTCTCCCAAAAGAGTCTGTGGGGGTCTGTATGGAGCATCTGAGCAGCGAGACCTGGAGGAACCCATCCTGATGAGCAGCAATCCTAGCAAGAAGCCCAATGCTAATCCCAGAGCCAGGCCCGAGAAGTATGGACTGAGCGGCAGGATGAAATAGCCATAGGACAGCACTGCCACGCAGAATAAACTCATGCGCGGCAGAGGATGATGGGGTTGAGAACGGGGAGAAGTCCGAACCAGGGGTGGTGCAACAACCTGAGGTGCAGCAGGTGTTCCCCTCAACTTCCCATGAGTCTCAATGGCCAATATTTGCATCATGTCGCCGTCTGTACATATTTCCAGCTCCTCGTCCCTGTGATGTTGTCTGTTGTGATGCACAGGGCAGTGGCTACAGTGACTTCTCCCAGGATGCCTAACAGAGGGCCAGTCAAACACCGGCAAAACATCTGCATCTGTTCTTCTAGTGTTCCTCACAGGAGACTCAGAAAGAACCGTGTCTGTGCTGCCTTCACGCCCCAAACCCCTGGAGCTGACCTGGTGAGCAGCCTGGGTCCTACCCTGGTGTTTGGGGCTGCCTACGCTCTCCTCCCTCATGATCTTGCTGAACATGCTGCTCAGAGGCTCGTGCACAGCCTCCGACAGCTTCCTCTTGGTGTCCTCTAATTCCATTTTGAAGAAGCCCCCTTTCAGAGCCTCTCCACTCGGGGAGAGTGAGCTAGGAGAAGGGGGCGCAGTGCGGGAGTCCCCGTTGCTGCGGGTTTTCGATTGGGTAAGCTGCTTCCACAGGTGGAGGTTGAGGCGGGAGTCTGATTTTGACTGCGACACCTCGGGCTCTGAGCGGGAGATCTCCGTGGAGATCGACTTGACAAGGCTGAGAAGGGGCTTAGGTCTGAGGGTGGAGCCTTCTTTGAGCTCCAGCTCTGTGGAGAGAGATTTGACCAGGCTTGCAAGGGGTCGGTGGGTGGGTGAAGAAGGGCCTGGGGAGAGGAAGCTAGGGCCAGTGGCGGAGCAGTTGCCCAGAGAGCCAGGGGacgagggagaaagagggacgTGGAAAGCTTGGGACTGCAACCCTCTGTCATCCTCAACAGAAAGCTGCCTCTCCTtagagagggagatagaggggTAGTCATCATCGTGGTCCAGCGAGAAGATGAGCTCACTGTCGTCCAGACTGTCCCATTCCCCCTCTGTCCCAGTCAGCTGGATCACAATCCCTCGAGGGAGATGCCTCTTGGTCCCAAGGGAGGGGGCACCAACCGGGGAGAGGCCAAGAGCGAGGCTGTGGGTCTCCTGTAGAGGTCTGCCACCTTGTTTCCCGTCGTCCTTGCTTCTTCTTTCCCCACTTGCGTCACTCTCTGCCATGTCTCCACTTTACATCTCACAGCCAAGGCACCTAAGAGTCAGTGAAGGAGAACAAATAAAGAACAGGGTCAGCTACATTATTAAGCCTCGGAGgcagagcaaacaaaagcagccaaGGCATGagccacagagaggagaggatgggcATCCTTTCTACGCTCGCGCCtcattttcacaaaaactgCTTACCAGTGCCAACTAGGCATTAATGTGTGAATGTCATGTAGTTTGGCTCTGAGGACATGTGCAAATCTTCATTATTCTGAAGACGAGAGAGCCTGAATCAGATCCAAGTAAGTACCTCTCCCAAAGCTGTCGTTCCACATACTCAATGAGTTTTAGAGGCATGCAAAAATAGACAGCTCGTCTTCCCCAAATGTTGCACAAACTAGGGCAGTTCAGGCTTGGATCTTAGGTTTTTTTGGGGCTGATTGGATGTCTGTACACGGTAGAACTCATTCAATTTATGTGCAGGGGCTTTCTGCACACATGaacctgaaatgaaaaaacTAAATTTGAGTAAAGATACAGCCTTTCGgtaaaaaacaaagagcaaatactaaatgttttcatgaaaaaaataagcATTACCACACATAGTCAGCCTCATACCCTAAAGGATTAACTGTCAGCAGTAAAAACCCAGAGTTATAACCCTCCTTCTGATGTCTTCTCGAGCTGTTTAAAGGGTTACTTATGCAACCCTGAGATGCACAGCAGGGGGGAGTCCAACGATGCTCCCCGTCACTCTCCTCATGTGGCTTTTGTGTGTCAGTAGCACTGCATGTTTCCACGTAACACATTAAACAGCCACCACACGCTGACTTGTCAAAATAATACGAGCAAAACCCACTACAGGCCGGAGAGGCGATGTGTGTTATCAGCTGTCATTTTGTGGGAGAAAAGAGCAGTTCTGCCTCACTGGACACAAGCTGAGAGACAGCACAAAGGCCCAGCGGGGACCCTTTCATTCGCCGCCTCTCTGGGTCAAGTGCCTTGCTCTTTATGCAAGTTAAACCCTACCTCTGACTGGTCAGATTTACGTAACTGTATTACAAAGCTGTGTGGCACAATTTCAACCAATTCCACAGCAGCTGGTGGACTCTGACTAATCCGCTCTCGCCCAAAATGGACGGtggggagacagacacacatgcaaccaGGCAGCATTAGACCTTCCTCATAGCTTTTCACAGGGTTGAAAGGGGGACCAGAGCCTGCGAggagccaaaaaaacaaacacacactcacaggcacaTTAGGCACATTAAACTACTTTTAAGCTAACAATGTTTCGTCCAGGCTAATAACAGGACTGGCAAATGTTGCCATATTGTCATGCTAGTTATGAAACTGCTGTGTTTGGACTCCAGATGCTGCTGTAATTTTCACTAATGCAAATGTTCTTCACAGACAAGCCAGTCCCCCTACTGGACCAGATCAACAAGTTGGTTTTGAGTGGTAGCCTACAATATCCACTGTGGAGAGGACTGGAAAGTAAAGCATGTTAGTTTGTCTACACAAAAGGCTTAAGTCTGAACCAAGGTTTATGTTTTCACATTGCAATTCTGCAAGCACACTAAAGAACTTTACGTGACATATCTATGTCCTGTCATCATGCCTATGTGGGCGGCATCCACCAATACTTAAAATTAGTTTGTGTCTGATGCTGGCGTGTTGTCGATTGGGCAGGTAGCATTCTATTTCTGTTGGGAACATGCATGCAACAGGCTCATTTCATTTGCTGCCAGGATAATAATGTTATTATGGAATTGCTACCAGCCGCTCCGGCTGTAGGGCCCAGACTGCGGTCCGGTGGATgtttcacacctgtgctttcgCACAAGTCAAGTTCAAGTCAACCTGAAAAGTCCAAAAGTCTGGACCAAACAAGTTAAGGGTGAAAGCCCCTTAAGTCTCTACAGCCACcctagcagctctgtgaggctgtacttaggtacagtggtgctttgagtgaaatgcAACCAACATCTTTGGGCACAAGCTCACTGAGCGGCGCAGTGCAAACCATtagaaataatgtgtttcagaGTGCTGTGGTGCCATTGTTGCATCGTGTCTGAAGAGGCCTTCATGTTAAATCGTCCTGCGGGGTCATGAATGTGAGTACCAAATGTCATGAAAATCCAACCAATAGTCGTTGAGACATTTTGATCAAAACTACAAACCTCATGTTCAACAAAGTCAGTAGGATCAATcttctgggaaccatgaatgcGTGTATGTATGTTTACATGATGCAGACTGGACAAAGTGCCAGCTGCCTGCAAAGCTATCTGATTCAAGTTTTAAAGTGATAAACTAGTCATATAGCCTGTGTGTGGTATGCACAAATTACCAGTCCTATTTTTAAACGTTTTATTatcagaaatatgaaatatttccCCCTGTCTCTGATCTCTGCTGAATCCCCCAACTCTGTCCTTTGGGTTTTTGGTTTAACTGCGTTGTTGGAAGTACTCAGCTGTGACAAACCCAGGGGCCACAGAAAGCTGAGTAAAACTGCGGATTAAATGAGGACAATGAAAGAAAGGCAGAGGGTGAAACTATAAAAATATTACATGCacgtatgtgtgttttgttattgttttttttttttataaatcagTGTCTTCTTGATTTTAGGATTCCACAGGCTCTGGCTCTGGTCACAAGGAGTACCACGCATTTCAGGTCCCCAGCAAGATGCTTAATGACAAACCCCTGATCATGTGACGGCTGCAGCACGAAACACATCTGCTCTGAGTGCACTGCAATGTGTTCAATCAATCCATTACATTCTCAATCAGTAGCAGTATAAGCCTAACAGcgtgtctgtgactgtgtgtgtgtgtgtttgtgtgccacCCTCTGATCAGACACGAACAGTAACAATCTCAGATTAACATTAATGCAGGGTTTTACTGTGAAATCTGACAAATCACACAGCCGGATTATGAGCTAAGACAACATTTGGTGATGTGTGTTTCCAAGCTAGCTCATCTCCGCGACCCAGTGTTTATTGTAGTTATTAGTAACACCACAACCCTTCAGAGCCCCTTTGCTATCAGTGCTATTATTCTTATGCCAAAAGTCATAAACAAATGCTTgaaatgtaaaaggaaaaatgtgagTAATTGAGCAAAGAAACAGATGCTTCTGtgcagactgaaaaaaacagattgcaACCAATGGGAActttgaactgaaatgaaatgcaacacTTTCTCACAGCAATCGCAGTGAAGTTACTGGGTATGTGGGCTGTGAAATAAAGCAGTGAGTAAATATTGGGTACTGTGTGGTCTGTAATGTGTAGCATTACTCATTCCTGTGCAGTCTTActataaaacaggaaacacctCAGTGCTAAAGCAGATG contains:
- the tex2l gene encoding testis-expressed protein 2; this encodes MAESDASGERRSKDDGKQGGRPLQETHSLALGLSPVGAPSLGTKRHLPRGIVIQLTGTEGEWDSLDDSELIFSLDHDDDYPSISLSKERQLSVEDDRGLQSQAFHVPLSPSSPGSLGNCSATGPSFLSPGPSSPTHRPLASLVKSLSTELELKEGSTLRPKPLLSLVKSISTEISRSEPEVSQSKSDSRLNLHLWKQLTQSKTRSNGDSRTAPPSPSSLSPSGEALKGGFFKMELEDTKRKLSEAVHEPLSSMFSKIMREESVGSPKHQGRTQAAHQVSSRGLGREGSTDTVLSESPVRNTRRTDADVLPVFDWPSVRHPGRSHCSHCPVHHNRQHHRDEELEICTDGDMMQILAIETHGKLRGTPAAPQVVAPPLVRTSPRSQPHHPLPRMSLFCVAVLSYGYFILPLSPYFSGLALGLALGFLLGLLLIRMGSSRSRCSDAPYRPPQTLLGEGIMTGGTVTTEPDTLKGWMNEIQDYDPEIYHPALSHSVFATLEGSCLRLDSPRTNISRRATYDERVPEAAFVKSRCFQLAKSKVFLLPSVLARKRVWNPKYPICIQLAGGANSQGDEGGRLDDSFREEPGAEAASPRQTSSKHPSHDPPTTLYLFGRTGREKEEWFRHFLFASTDAERDKQRPGRCASRSANPALVRSVSASGNAPSSRGSSRVGSSDDDAPSSPPPCSSAAHVSKTPGGTRGPTLDYTRYMARLLVAEEVTPLPSPGASSTETSPTIKANCTCDLAEHPGTSQTAWANALIGRIFWDFLREKHWADVVSHKIQKKLSKIRLPYFMNELTLTELDMGCSMPHITTTSRPEVNHRGLWVELQLVYTGALQMTLQTKFNLSKLGKEGGQDAECTTEAGSPRCLPIFSVLADSDEESSSAGSSDEEELLLSEPQGPVGEKGSTPATDGTGGGKTGRKILRFVDKIAKSKYFQKAAENEFIKKKFEEMSNTPLLLTVEVQELSGTLVVNIPPPPTDRIWYSFCVPPKLDLHVRPKLGEREVTLCHVTEWIERKLQDEFQKVFVLPNMDDIYLPLMNSGADSPQASQRLSSQSQRSQSSSTESIERIPPEISGAESD